The genomic stretch AAGGTCGAGAATCTGGCGACCTCGTCGAAGGTCTCCAGCAAAGTTATCGAAGGTGGCGCCTCGGGCAAAGCCAACGCCAGCGATGAAACCCAGACGCTGACCATTACCCAGTCGGGTAAGAGCTACGATGTATTGGTGCCGGGTGGCGCGACGCTGCAAGAGGTCCGCGAAACCATCAATACCCAGCTTTCGGCCCAGGGCATCAGTGCCAACGTACTGAGTGACTCCAATGGCGGGCGTCTGGTACTGACCTCCAGCAACAGTGGCAAAGACACCGATATCACCCTCAGTGGCAATTCGGAGCTGGCGGTCGGTTATGACAAGGGTAAGCCGCCAGTGAACGCCAACTACTCCATCGATGGCGTCAAGATGGAGTCCACCAGCAACAAGATCACTTCCGCGATCAGCGGCGTGACCCTGGAACTGCTGGATGGCGACCTGACCAAGACCGTTACCCTGACGGTGGCCAGCAACACCGACACCCTGAAGACCTCGGTCCAGTCGTTCGTCACCGCCTATAACACGCTGATGACCGCCATCAACGCCCAGACCAAGGTCACCGCGACTGGCGATGCGTCCACCACCACGGCCGGTGCCTTGACCGGCGATGCGTCGATGCGCCAGTTGGTCTCCAGCCTGCGTTCCGAGTTGGTCAACGGCAAAGGGGCGGGCAGCATGACCAGCCTGGCGCAGATGGGCATCACCACCGATCAGAAAACCGGCTTGCTGAGCCTGGAAGACAAGGCGTGGGACAAGGCAGTGGTCAAGGGTGCGGGCGATATCGCCAAGATGTTCACCGGCGACACGGGTTTGATCACGCGCATGAACAAGGCCACTTCCAGCTATGTCGGTTCCACCGGTACCCTGGCGACCCGTGCGACGGATCTCAACACCAAGCTGACCGACCTGACCACCGAGAAAGCCGACCTGGACCGTCGCATGGAAGCCCTGCAGAAGTCGCTGTCGGCCAAGTACACCGCCATGGACACGATGATCGCGCAAATCAATGCCAGCAGCTCCAGCATCATGACCACCCTCAACTCGCTGAACAATCCGAAGTCGAGCTGATAAACGGTGTGCCGAGGGCCCTGGAAAAGGGCCCGGGCAGCCGCTGAGGGATTAAAGTTTTTCTCGGCACAGTCGAAAAACTGATTAAGCAAACCTATTCGACTGTGGTCTGTAACGAGGTAGCAACATGAACCCAATGAGAGCCCTTCGCCAATACCAGAAGGTCAATTCCCACGCGCAGATCTCCGAAGCCAGCCCGCACCGTCTGGTGCAAATGCTGATGGAGGGCGGCCTCGATCGCATGGCCCAGGCCAAGGGCGCATTGAGCCGTGGTGATATCGCCCAGAAGGGCCTGATGCTGGGCAAGGCGATCGAGATTATCTCCGGCCTGCGCGATGGCCTGGAGCCGGAAAAAGCCGAGGATCCAGCGGCGGTGCAACAGCTGGATGCATTGTACGAATACATGAGCAACCGCCTGGTTGAGGCCAATGGCGTCAACGATGCCGACATGATCGACGAAGTCGCGCGCTTGTTGATTACCGTCAAAAGTGGCTGGGATGCCATCGCGCCACAGTAAGGCCGCCGGCCTTGAGGAACACAGCATGAGCCACGCACTGCAACGCATTGACGAAACCCGTGACGCCTTGATCGGCGCGTTGGCGGAACGCAATTGGGATGCTATCGGCGAATTGGACATGGGCTGCCGCGCCTGCATCGACGAGGTGCTCAGCGAAGCGCCGGTGGACGAGGGGGCGCTACGGGAGAAGCTGGAGAGTTTGTTGGTGGTCTACCAGCAACTGCTGGAAGTGACGACCGGCGAGCGCCAGGCGATTTTTGAAGAGATGTCGCAGATCAACCAAGCGAAAAATGCGTCAAAGGTTTACCATCTGTTCGGCTGATCTGGCTCAGTTAAACCGAACATAGCGCGTCATAAATTTGACTGTGCAGTTTTTTTTGACTTAACTAGTGCTATTTTCAGACGTCAGATGGCCGTAGTGCAGAAAACGCCTACAGCTATCTAGATTGCCCCGAATCGAGGGCATTTGAGTTTTACTAGGGAAGTTGCTATTGCATGTGGCGTGAAACCAAAATCCTGCTGATCGATGACGATAGCGTTCGCCGCCGCGACCTGGCGGTGATTTTGAATTTTCTTGGCGAAGAAAATTTGCCCTGCGGCAGCCACGATTGGCAGCAGGCGGTCAGCTCTTTATCGTCAAGCCGTGAAGTCATCTGTGTGCTGATCGGAACGGTAAACGCTCCTGGCGCAGTTCTTGGCCTATTAAAGACACTCTCAACCTGGGATGAGTTCCTTCCCGTGTTGCTGATGGGCGATATTTCTTCCGTGGACTTGCCGGAAGACCAGCGCCGCCGTGTGCTTTCCACCCTGGAAATGCCGCCCAGCTACAGTAAATTGCTCGACTCCCTGCACCGTGCCCAGGTCTATCGCGAGATGTACGACCAGGCCCGCGAGCGTGGACGTCACCGCGAACCCAACCTGTTCCGCAGCCTGGTCGGCACCAGCCGTGCGATCCAGCATGTGCGCCAGATGATGCAGCAAGTGGCCGATACCGATGCCAGTGTGCTGATCCTCGGCGAGTCCGGCACCGGTAAGGAAGTGGTCGCGCGTAACCTGCATTACCATTCCAAGCGCCGCGACGGACCTTTCGTGCCGGTCAACTGTGGGGCGATCCCTGCAGAGCTGTTGGAAAGCGAACTGTTCGGCCACGAGAAGGGCGCCTTCACGGGCGCTATCACCAGCCGTGCGGGGCGTTTCGAGCTGGCCAATGGCGGCACCCTGTTCCTCGACGAAATCGGCGATATGCCGCTGCCGATGCAAGTCAAGCTGCTGCGTGTGTTGCAGGAGCGCACCTTCGAGCGTGTGGGCAGCAACAAGACCCAGAGCGTCGACGTGCGGATCATCGCGGCCACGCACAAGAACCTCGAAAGCATGATCGAGGTCGGCAGCTTTCGCGAAGACCTGTACTACCGCCTCAACGTATTCCCTATCGAGATGGCCCCCCTGCGCGAGCGCGTAGAAGACATCCCGTTGCTGATGAACGAACTGATCTCGCGCATGGAACACGAAAAGCGCGGCTCGATCCGTTTCAACTCTGCCGCGATCATGTCCCTGTGCCGCCATGGCTGGCCGGGTAACGTGCGCGAGCTGGCCAACCTGGTGGAACGCATGGCAATCATGCATCCATACGGGGTGATCGGTGTGGTCGAGTTGCCGAAGAAATTCCGCTACGTCGACGACGAAGACGAGCAATTGGTGGACAGCCTGCGCAGCGATCTCGAAGAGCGCGTCGCGATCAACGGCCACGCTCCGGACTTCGGCAGCAATGCCCTGTTGCCGCCCGAAGGCCTGGACCTGAAAGACTACCTCGGCAGCCTGGAGCAAGGGTTGATCCAGCAGGCCCTGGACGACGCCAACGGTATCGTCGCTCGCGCCGCCGAGCGCCTGCGCATCCGCCGCACCACGCTGGTGGAGAAGATGCGTAAGTACGGCATGAGCCGTCGCGAGGGTGATGAACAGGCGGATGATTGACGCCTGTTTTTTAACCTTCTGTAAAATAAGGATATTTTTTTAGGCACGGGTATTGCTATAGCACTCGCAACGTTCCGTTTAACTGACGGTCAGCCAAGCGAGAGAGCACGATGCCCCACGCCGCCCACCTAACTTCAGTCCCTGAAACCCAGGGACTTGTCCCGTCCGTAGAGCAGATCAGCCGGCAAGGGCTTGAGCAGGCGTTTTCGCTGTTCAGCCAGATGTCCAGCCAGTTGACTGACTCCTACAGCCTGCTGGAAGCCCGGGTTTCGGAGCTCAAGGGCGAGTTGGCGGTGGTCAGCGCCCAGCGCATGGAAGAGTTGGCCGAGAAAGAACGCTTGGCCAACCGTCTGCAAAACCTCCTCGACCTGTTGCCCGGTGGCGTCATCGTGATCGACGATCAGGGCCGCGTGCGCGAAGCCAACCCGGCGGCGTGCGACCTGCTGGGCCTGCCGCTGGAAGGCGAGCTGTGGCGCCATGTCATCACCCGCTGCTTTGCCCCCCGTGAAGACGACGGCCACGAAATTTCCCTCAAGGACGGGCGCCGCCTGTCCATCGCCACCCGTTCCCTGGACGCCGAGCCCGGCCAGTTGGTGCTGCTCAACGACCTGACAGAAACCCGTCACCTGCAGGACCAATTGGCGCGCCATGAGCGCTTGTCATCCCTGGGGCGGATGGTCGCTTCTCTGGCGCATCAGATTCGCACACCGTTGTCCGCCGCGTTGATCTACGCCAGTCATTTGACTGATGAGCAATTGCCGGTCGCCACCCATCAGCGTTTTGCCGGGCGCCTCAAGGAGCGCCTGCATGAGCTGGAGCACCAGGTGCGCGACATGCTGGTGTTTGCCCGTGGCGAGTTGCCGCTGACCGACCGGGTCACCCCCGCGGCCTTGATGCAGTCGCTGCAAGCCGCCGCTGCCACCCATATCCAGGAAGCGGCCGTGCGCTGGCAGTGCGACAGCCATTGGGGCGAGTTGCTGTGCAATCGCGACAC from Pseudomonas fluorescens encodes the following:
- the fliS gene encoding flagellar export chaperone FliS codes for the protein MNPMRALRQYQKVNSHAQISEASPHRLVQMLMEGGLDRMAQAKGALSRGDIAQKGLMLGKAIEIISGLRDGLEPEKAEDPAAVQQLDALYEYMSNRLVEANGVNDADMIDEVARLLITVKSGWDAIAPQ
- a CDS encoding sigma-54 dependent transcriptional regulator produces the protein MWRETKILLIDDDSVRRRDLAVILNFLGEENLPCGSHDWQQAVSSLSSSREVICVLIGTVNAPGAVLGLLKTLSTWDEFLPVLLMGDISSVDLPEDQRRRVLSTLEMPPSYSKLLDSLHRAQVYREMYDQARERGRHREPNLFRSLVGTSRAIQHVRQMMQQVADTDASVLILGESGTGKEVVARNLHYHSKRRDGPFVPVNCGAIPAELLESELFGHEKGAFTGAITSRAGRFELANGGTLFLDEIGDMPLPMQVKLLRVLQERTFERVGSNKTQSVDVRIIAATHKNLESMIEVGSFREDLYYRLNVFPIEMAPLRERVEDIPLLMNELISRMEHEKRGSIRFNSAAIMSLCRHGWPGNVRELANLVERMAIMHPYGVIGVVELPKKFRYVDDEDEQLVDSLRSDLEERVAINGHAPDFGSNALLPPEGLDLKDYLGSLEQGLIQQALDDANGIVARAAERLRIRRTTLVEKMRKYGMSRREGDEQADD
- the fliD gene encoding flagellar filament capping protein FliD, which gives rise to MASSTISGPGSGYDTQAIVKALVGAERAPKDAQITAQQKDATVKLSAVGSVKTALEAYQAAITKLNNQAAFNGLAATTSEEKNAKVTLGDGAAPGKYSLKVENLATSSKVSSKVIEGGASGKANASDETQTLTITQSGKSYDVLVPGGATLQEVRETINTQLSAQGISANVLSDSNGGRLVLTSSNSGKDTDITLSGNSELAVGYDKGKPPVNANYSIDGVKMESTSNKITSAISGVTLELLDGDLTKTVTLTVASNTDTLKTSVQSFVTAYNTLMTAINAQTKVTATGDASTTTAGALTGDASMRQLVSSLRSELVNGKGAGSMTSLAQMGITTDQKTGLLSLEDKAWDKAVVKGAGDIAKMFTGDTGLITRMNKATSSYVGSTGTLATRATDLNTKLTDLTTEKADLDRRMEALQKSLSAKYTAMDTMIAQINASSSSIMTTLNSLNNPKSS
- the fliT gene encoding flagellar protein FliT, whose protein sequence is MSHALQRIDETRDALIGALAERNWDAIGELDMGCRACIDEVLSEAPVDEGALREKLESLLVVYQQLLEVTTGERQAIFEEMSQINQAKNASKVYHLFG
- a CDS encoding sensor histidine kinase, translating into MPHAAHLTSVPETQGLVPSVEQISRQGLEQAFSLFSQMSSQLTDSYSLLEARVSELKGELAVVSAQRMEELAEKERLANRLQNLLDLLPGGVIVIDDQGRVREANPAACDLLGLPLEGELWRHVITRCFAPREDDGHEISLKDGRRLSIATRSLDAEPGQLVLLNDLTETRHLQDQLARHERLSSLGRMVASLAHQIRTPLSAALIYASHLTDEQLPVATHQRFAGRLKERLHELEHQVRDMLVFARGELPLTDRVTPAALMQSLQAAAATHIQEAAVRWQCDSHWGELLCNRDTLVGALLNLIENASQASGPAARLKVHLYSRGQTLRLCISDSGSGIDPAVLQRLGEPFFTTKTNGTGLGLTVVKAVARAHQGELQLRSRVGRGTCALITLPLFSGTASAE